The Culex quinquefasciatus strain JHB chromosome 2, VPISU_Cqui_1.0_pri_paternal, whole genome shotgun sequence genome contains the following window.
TTTTGGTAGGAAAAAAGTCAGCTGTTGTTTtgcaaattaaatattttggagATATATTGTTTAATCATGTTGATTTGGTTGTTCATCAACAAATTGATGAATCTACCCTGAATCTATCAGCTGATGATCACTAACTTTTAAATATAGCTCTTATCTTTAGGATTGTTAATGGTTACTTGAATCTTTGTCAACTTGAATTAGTATGGATTAATGTCAAGTATCGGTATTTGACTGTAGTAATACGTTGTTTAAGCTGTAAAAGAGTTGGTCTCTTTTCATTTTCCTCTATGTTTGACTCATTGCAAGCTTCATTTCAACTCCGGTGGCTCATTTCACAGTCTGTTTAGTTTCAAATTGAATCAGACGCGAATCGGTCAGAGCTCGGGTTTTGCAATTACACAGGTTGTGCGGTACATCGTTTCCTGTGttttcaaagtgattttttgtttacctATTTGTAACGTTTACCTCTTTCTCCATCTCTTCCAGCAGGCAACAACCTCTCCGCAGACGCGCCGGTATTCGTGCCCAAGAAGCCCTCcccgccgcagcagcagcagcctcagTACGGCGGTGGTCACCACTCGCGGTTCCGAGGGGACAACGGCGGAGGAGGGAGTGGCGGAGGCGGAGGACCGTACGGCGGAGGATCGATGCCACACTTTGGCCACGAAGGTGCCTCGAACGGCGGACCAGCGATGGTCAACGGCGGCGGCACGGACATAATCGCCAAAACGAACCTCAACGATCGGCTTCGGAATCTGCAGATCAACGGGCCGGGCCCGGCGATGGGACATCACAGCTATGGCGATAATAAGGATGTGAGTAGATTGGATCGGTTTTGGTTCGATTTTATTTAAGAGTGCGTTGTTTTTTGGGCGAGTTGGACGATAGGGTACTTTTTCGGATATTGACGGAAATCTCTAACAAGCTGAGCACAAAATGGTTAAAGTTGGACTAAGGATGAAAACTATTACGGTAGCTCGTGACTTTGGTGACTGAGATATTGTAAATATATTGATCAATAGAGATGGACCATTAATGTTAAAGAGATGAAAAATAGCATGGATGCGGTTATGACACAAATCTTGCCTATTTTATATTGAATTAACAGACTCTAAGTGTGTGCTCATGTGACTTGGTACCGATGGCCATTCAAAAAGTGTAGGCAAATTTGTTAACCGTTATTGCGCCGTTTGTTTTTCATTTGGaatgaatttattaaaatcgcTATGACGTAAGAGCGGGAAATGGTAAAATACTCGAAGCAAAGAATAAAGCAAAAGGAAGCTTGTAAATGCAACTAGTGACAtaaattttgcaacgagttttaCGCAACATTTGTTTTGGCAACAACAGttgatttggattttttagTGATGCGTTTTTTCCGGTATTTGCCATCAAAATGAGAATCAAACTccaaaagtataacttttcgatactagtactaaaaagttgaacttttcagcacttatctTGGGGAAATGCATGTATTTCCAATTTCCATCAGACCCTGAAAACTGTGAGAATCGGtaatcgaaattaaaaaaaagtttaaagggTATTTATGGATGGCCCAAATTGAATTTAACTAACACAGTAGATCTAATTTAAAAGAGCACAATCCATGAACATAAGTGAACAATCTGGCAAAAACTGGCAGAAGAAAATTTgccaaatgagcaattctctaccaaaaccggaaatggattttatttgtattttttatttgacttaaactttgtgggggccttccctatgaccaaataagcgattttgcgtcattggttcatccatacaagtctccatacaattttggctgctgtccatacaaaaatggtatgtaaatattcaaacagctgtaacttttgagtgaattttctgatcaatttggtgtcttcggcgaagttgtaggtattgttgaggacttttgagaaaaaaataggtacacggaaaaaatttgcagatttttaaacaaacattttttaaaaaaaatctcaattccccaaaatacgtattttttgattttcgagattttttgatatgttttaggggaccatagagaaacatggtcaaaaatctgccgccgagtcatgaatttttgaaaaaatagtgatttttggaaaaaatcgaagtttcatgcaaaaacaaatttgaaattattttttttgcaattccgtcgtgaaactacttacttttcctgtcattcttgaacgacgaaatagcctacttttctgtaccaaaaataacagaatcgaatatcaacacttttcagcacttgtttcgaaaagtaacacttttcaaaatttttttgatttaaacgatttattgacaaaatacatgaaaatttgacataaaatttcactcagtgtgtcttttttggaattgcaaaaaatgttgtatggaactcgctacaaaacattattttttcagcactcttcgtatttatccaactcggtgaacctcgttggataaatgtacgactcgtgctgaataaATCCTCTTTttccaacttgttgcataaactactatttaatgcaaaattgaatttgcattttcaagatatagccaccgaaagtttgattttagcgaaatatttgcagtttttcaattttaaaaaatagtgaccatgaaacacgaaaattgaagttttcttaatctcaccaaaataacccaccattttctaatgaccatttctcagcaaataatggttcgattttcatgaaaaaatcgtgaagttttccgatctattcgaaaaaaatattttgaattttttttaaatcaagactagcattttaaatgggcgtaatattcaatgtttggctcaaatgttttaagaatgtttcatgtattaacattggtaatcggaccattagttgctgagatatcgtcattagaaaatggtgggttattttggtgagatcaacagtctggacccgaagcctgattttcctgttacattcttattggaattccatatgCACTGTAACGGGAACtgcaggcaccgggtcctgactattaagaaaacttcaattttcgtgtttctttttcttaaagcggctctatctcagcaacccgagatccaatcttcaatgtctcttaggcaattttatagcaaattttctgaacttctcaaaaaaatttttttttttgaaatggtcactaatggtcactatttttaaaattggaagactgcaaatatttcgctaaaatcaaactttcggcggctatatcatgaaaacggagccctttatcaaaaaatctgtgaagtgcttttcgattgcaaattcaattttgcattaaaaaataatgtcaatcttgtttttgcataaaacttcgattttttccaaaaatcactgttttttttttcaaaaattcataactcggtggcagattttttgaccatgtttcacatggctcaaaagttgcggatttttgtcccctaaaacatatcaaaaaaatatcgaaaatcaaaaaaatacgtatgtgtgtgtgtgtgtgcaaccatccaaacgggaccacgcggtcgcttcttacaaattgagttgtttccatgtatttttagatctacattctatacatgcaaataactcgcataggcatttggaagatgttagctctgccgagcttcggtgacccatttctacgctggctagccgagcgcgaggtacttcagctttatcgacaagccccgccctgaagaacgtttgcatcaatcggattcaaacgttatttagaacttccgaacccttgtcaaatggacaaggacccagcgcgtatatagttgatagtaacagtattcctaattccagtcatagctcaccaagtggttagcatttttgcttaccaattcaaaggacgggggatcgaaccccacctcgagcgactttgatttttcgttctcattcattatttcaagtatttctaaatcttaaactttctcgttgggagcagatgggcatcaaacccaggaccattcgcttacaaagcgaacatcgtaaccagtcagccacagcCGCTCCTTAGTAAGATAGGCGTAGTTGTCTTACACGaaaacccccgattacgctcaggcgttacgctttgtatttcgtcgatttctctgaaacgacgcaacatttttgcaatctttttaaagcaatttatacgtcttgtgcagatctacaaattgatttcaaaagattgtagaaacattacactgttttcgagaaatcaacctaacaaaaagcgtaacgtctgagcgtaatcgggggttttagtgtaatTGGATTGTATGGATGTTAGAGTAGATGAAAGAGTTATTTGATCAAAattatggaaagctctcaccaaaaacACGAAATATTCAACAGCTTGATTCCAATCTTCTTGCCACGTTCTTCTTGAATCATCAGCAAGAAGAATCATCAGTAGAATTCCCAGGAGCGGACCTGGTACCGATACACGACTTTGAAGTAATCGAACGATGATTACCACCCACACCTTCTTCCTCGATGCTCCAGCAACGCTTGAATTAACTTTAATTCGCGATTGTTGTTCCTGCCTTTTTTGCTTTCGTTGATGTGGAAGTTGAATTTCTTATGTTCTTATCGCTTATAATTGTAACAAGACcttcaaattttaactaattcaacaaattttaaagaaaattttaagacgatcagaaagtaaaaaatgacagcaaacaaaaaaacgcgTCCGACCCCAGGCACAGCTTGCTTCGATctccgaaaatcaaaaaaatacgtattttgggaaattgagttttagtgaaaaaaaagttgataaaaaaaatttaaaatacaagtaaaattgtattaaaatattttattttcgcttttttaaaacacttttcttGCGATTTTTCGTAACTATCATGTCATGTAAAAAATAAGCGGTTCTGTTGTTAATTGaagcttaatttttatttgagtaCACCTGGctaaaggcggtttcaaaaactcccaaaaagcaacaaaagaataaacataaaaaactcCATAAATAAATggtcctttttttaatttaactactTTTTCTGTCGTTTTATAATGACGAAATGGCCTGCTTTTcgtcaacaaaaataacttgtttcgttttactaaaaaatcgttctcaaaatagttgttttttggaattgcaaaaaatgctgttAGCTACTTTTGGCACAATGTACTTCCGAATTTAAAACCacgactaaaatttcaaattttaaagccatcaaaaaatgttcatattttGATTCTAtttagggcagcgaatgaccaagatgGTTAAAGCTGCcacaaataaatgaattaacaaaaaaaaaaaaaaacattcaattatctccggattggataagccgatttggaccgttttggtttcATTCGATCCGCCTGGGGTACCGTTAGACCTCAGTTAAAATTATGAAGCATGGAAAAGTAATTAGTTATggtaaaaaaacgtttttggttaaaaaatctAGTCTagttatatttttagaaaggtaggggaaatataccctttctattcatcatatggagagtttcatgctcgattaaagctccaaaaatactatttaggctataaacacgcaaatttatgcactgcctcaagtaagcacgtaAATTTATGCTACTTACttgccaaaaagatcaaatttaatgcacttttgaccATTATTTCTATTTtgtgagaccatttctcatcattttgttggcacataCACATCCACACccaagatgagagcttaactACTTAACGAAAGtcaccatcaatatcttttcacttgcgctaacgttttcaaagcgcttaagttTTGAAATTGCTTTCAACtgccggcaacatgttcttttgaacattagttagtcacttacatgaaaaataatcccgaaacgtGTAAATATTTAGCacgcgccatcaaaaaaacaaacgcgccaagtcttttgacgtttgacttttgacgacccattccaatcgaaggcggaagaaaaccgagcgagaagcgaaggcaaataaagaacaaagggtggccaccaaaaccaccagcagcgcctgttggagtgagacagtgatgccaggaaacttgcTCTATAAATGaaacttttcgtgagtgttcgcttaaaattttgtcaattttggcagcactaagcagacccaaaagaacgctggaagaaaaaaaaagaactaggctgaaaataggaaaatgggcgtggcccaatgcactcgactgattagaatccatttgggaaatatatttttttaaatgcttataaaaggaataaaataacttataattaaagtgaaaaaaaaaaaaacaaaaaagttcccaaaaagtgctctactcgttggtgtacttagttttagtaaatttcaagcaacactccagattatccatcatcatttaaacacgaccgcttattaggcttaaaatgggtatatttcccctaacttttatttttttttatttgtttttagtagacacagggttgttacggacggcgcggatcgcgcggatctggatatttttttaggaattaaataaattcaatcattttctttgagtgcaaaaacatcaatttctaagaagttgttaatgaagaaaattttcttctaaaaattattgatttttttttttcttaatatgaaacttcgaaataatcttcaaggagcgatttttttaaatgtattgagatttgttatataaatcaaacataacattacaactcattatttttaaaacatctgcttaACAACCCGtattaataacaattttattaaaatcaaaataacaaaattcgaaaaattacagaattttaaaaatttgaagctaaaaaatgaaattttaatttttttggtttattaaaaaaattaaaaattctgttgccactctgattcaggtagaattgattctactcccgattatcacaacatgacgaaatccaatTCGCAATCTGTtaaaatctccgtctaaaagcgaaatgtaatgttaaaatttaaaaaaataggaaatctGGATTTCAgcactttgaaatttcagaatttacatacggaaataataaaaaaatagaatttattatttaaaattgtcaaaacttacagactcaaaaaacgtaaaagagtacgaattttcaaattgaaaaatttcgaaaatattagaattgatttttattttattattttttttattttttaagatagtttattatttttaaattattaatttgttaaatttattaaattattaaattgttaaattattaaattattaaatcattaaattattaaattattaaatttttaaatgtttaaatttttaaatttttaaatttttaaatttttaaatttttaaatttttaaatcattaaattattaaatttttaatttattaaattattaaattattgaattattaaattattaaattattaaattattaaattattaaattattaaattattaaattaataaattattaaattattaaattattaaattattaaattattaaattattaaattattaaattattaaattattaaattattaaattattaaattattaaattattaaattattaaattattaaattattaaattattaaattattaaattattaaattattaaattattaaattattaaattattaaattattaaattattaaattattaaattattaaattattaaattattaaattattaaattattaaattattaaattattaaattattaaattattaaattattaaattattaaattattaaattattaaattattaaattattaaattattaaattattaaattattaaattattaaattattaaattattaaattattaaattattaaattattaaattattaaattattaaattattaaattattaaattattaaattattaatttattaaattattaaattattaaattattgaatcattaaattatttaattatttaattatttaattatttaattattaaattattaaattattaaataattccctgggctttgtcataatgagtgtcataggtttgatgcttgtttggcaaagagtatgatttgattcgatgtggaattaaaatcgaagtgttcagtatattgctgaagcttccatttttacacatggacaccacttcatgctgcgagaacccactttggcgtagtctcagggcttaatcgatggccggtaagctgtcatcgagacaaggaggttctctgatagtggaaatatcacatttgtacaatgaaccgctacatatgtgatttttccctatcttaatatgggtgtcaggttaggatgcgggtttaaaaaatagtgtttgtagaatttaggattttaactataaatatcaaccttttatactttgcctttagttatttagggacaaaattagtaacagtgaatttagtaattctatcagaatcggtgattttcattcaagtagcataaaaaccattctgatttgtcaaaatttccatagagtctcgatcaatcaatagtgaaatgatatcggactaaattcgttgatctgttgaactaacggttgtcggattatgattgaatcgaccattgttgcgaatcgaggatctactggaattctgacgaacaaatggtcgtctctttttcaattcacgacttgtaaaatatcaactgttattttttttttgtttttttaaaagaagccagacaggttttaaaacaaacgttttttacgttaataattaaaatgtcggggatttgagataagagtagctttcggataggttgctttaaatcttgtattcaattcaagttaggtagttatccgcaaatgaatatttggacttatatgaataattgaacattttggacttatgaataacacacaactgtgcatttattctagagtcagatccatacagcgtcagtgtttatttggtcgaagtgtactaattcattggcagatctgattctagttgtaatgtacgacaagactactgacggacgtgacaggacgagggcccagtttagaggtttcgacatcaacggatcaccctcccaaaaaaaaaaaaaattaaattattaaataattaaattattaaattattaaattattaaattataaagttaataaattattaaattattaaattattaaattatgaaattatgaaattatgaaattatgaaattatgaaattatgaaattatttaattatttaattattaaattattaaattattttgaagttataattttgtttagagaaatttagagaaaaaaataataaaaattttgtgtttcgattttccagagtaaaattttggcgagaattatcaagtacaaaatccctagatttttttatatggtgaTTTAtttcatggttttaattttttttaatttttgaatttattttttttctgaatttgttttcaaagcaacgatttttaaagtgttacaaaaaatgctaataatgtttcagaaatggcaaaaaaggttccacttggtgcaagtgggatatgaatccacaactgatcagcggtactgatccaaatgctttctgtattattctttattcgtttaaaatttcattcattatgttttttatatagcgcggatttcgcgtggattgggttttggggtcggcgcggatctggcgcggatttttttcgacttttccgtaacaaccctgtagaCCAAAAGTGTCAATTTTGAACTATAGGGTAAAGTAAGGGTGCGGTTTGTTCTTTGTAGATATTGCATTTAATCATCTGGAGCgacgaaatttattttttttaacgaccATTCTAATACTTTTAAGAGCATTCCATCGATATACATACTTTATTCAGAAAATGACTAGCTGAAGAGTGAAATTGGatgtcatacattttttttgaaacatgacGAAAATTGCAGAGTTTTGAAAGAATGAATGATCTTTGATTTCAAAAGCACACAcactgaattattaaattatttttagccGAGATGGACAATGCGATAGGCATATAAATTATATATTTATCCTTACCTTACTAATCCTGTATCTATATTATTATATATCGTTACTATCGTTTCTCTACTTTtctgtacacaaaaaaaaaaccaaaacctcCACCACTCTTTACGCACTATCTGCGAATGTTCCTAAAACTGCACGCGGATCATTACTAAACGTGGCCTgcactgaacaaaaaaaaaaccaccaaCCACAAAACCCACACGAAATGATCCGAAATTGACACGGCACACGGCTCGCGGCGCGCAGATACGTAACTCCTACAACCACCATCACCAGCAGCCACAATTCCCGAACCAGCACTACCCTCAGCAGCAGCGAATGGCgccccaccagcagcagcagcagcagccgcagaTTCCGGGCCTGCACCACCAGGGCGGTTTCCCGGGTGGCTTTCCGGTGACTGGCATGGGTTACTCGTCGACGGCGCTCAACAATCACCTGCACCATCCGATCCTGGGTGGAATGGCCTCGGCCATGGATAATCGTGGCGGTGGAggaggtggtggcggcggcggaggTGGCAAGAACAATTCCGCCGTCCGGAACCGGCTGCAGAATGCGCAGCAAAATGCCCAGCAGATGCATCACCAtcagcagcatcagcagcagcaccaccagCAGAATCACTATCAGAACCAGAACCACCACGGCGGAAATCGGCACAACAACCACAACAATCATCACGgaggcggtggtggtggtggccacGGCCACGGCATGGGCAACGATTACGGCGGCGGGCCGGATGGCGATGCGGAACAGGTAGAGGAGACAATCAAAAAACAATTAAGAGTTCATTCCACCTTCACCAGCATTCCATCTTGTTTTGCACGAGCTGCACGAGATTCTGTTCCGTTTTGGAAGCATGCTTTTATCATCTATAGCTAATCCGGGGTTCCCTCCAAATATGCTTGCCGGAAGTTTACACCTCTGTTACCGTTGCTCACTAACCATGTACCATATGTTGTGTTGCTTTGTAGTTTGGCTTGACCCTAGGTTAAGAACCTtccccagcaaaaaaaaaacatcctcgGCGTGTGTCCTCGTCCGCTTTCATGTAGGTTCGGTTTGCCCTCTCTGGTAGATCCTCCCAACGGCAAATTTGTTCATCGTTTTGTCCTTGATCAATCATCCACTAAATAATTTCTCATTCGTCCCAACACCCCAGATCACGGAGAGCGAAACGATGGCGCTGGACTACCTGACCGAGGTGATTGCCGAGCTGTACGACAACCCGGGCATGTTCGAGAACATCCAGCGAAAGCTGAAGGCCACCTTCGTCGAGTTCCGGGGCAACAACTTTGTGCTGAGCAACGCCGTCGAGATGATCTTTGAGCAGGTTAGCCTGTGTGTGTGACGAGTTCAACAAACAATCCGTTCTAACGAATCCAACTCTCAAATTGCAGTCAATCAAGGAGCAAAACTTCCGCTACATGGGCGCCCGCCTCTGCCAGCTGCTGGACAGCCTGGACGACAGTCCGTCGAGCGTGCTGCGGCAGCTGCTGAGCATGAAGATGGAGCACCAGCAGAGCGAGCTGCTCATCTACCTGCAGCAGGAGCAGATCAAGGTGCGCGGCACCACGCTCTTCCTGGCCGAGCTGTACATGCAGCTGCGGAAACCGCACGTAAGTTTGCTTTTTGTTACGAAATTCAACTGCAATGTTTTACATTATGATCAGATacaaagcataagcataagcataagcataagcataggtgcccacccgcagttactactccgttattgaccaggacctccagaagttacatccacgagccgtggaagataagtgggagctatctttcctcgcttcgcaacttctcaaaggcccctatcatgctgatcaataccggcgccggccacgaccagtggtagggtcacgggaagtggatgggaatgttagtccgatacttgagtgatagagaccgcccaatcgactgcatctccgacaaagtatcacatgagttttgaggggttagtagatgggtatgaggtcaggattcacgagtggcagtgatgtgaccatgagcattttgtttatcggttgaaatttttaaatcttaggcagccggctgcggaaagataaactagtgatgatttagaaagtttttttaatcgaacgcgtgccagccgagcagtagtgctatgggctggacttatcagtatatttttactgtttttacaatttaggtaacgcgagcaaatttcaaaaatagtaaataaatgacgctttactcttcataaaatcgatagtttgatgaattaatactaaaactgccagttggaataaatttttacgatcatttacgacgaaaattatcgcaaaaaacaggactgcgcgttcccagaggcactgcacttatgatgacATTATTgaattataataaccaatcaccccatgcacacaaacagcgacacaaaagaaatgaaaataagcatgcaaaaacaagacagcgcgttctcgtggtcagcgcacttattttaaagttatagcagttttagtgaaaaaagttgtttttttgccaatttcgtaattctccggtttttgcgcgcggcgcgtcacaaaacacggattttattttcaaaaaatcatatctcggaatcctgttaatgaactcctcccattttttagtatgtta
Protein-coding sequences here:
- the LOC6046757 gene encoding uncharacterized protein LOC6046757 isoform X1 — translated: MDQQSGSGQWQRRPEASFAPLRSPRAGNNLSADAPVFVPKKPSPPQQQQPQYGGGHHSRFRGDNGGGGSGGGGGPYGGGSMPHFGHEGASNGGPAMVNGGGTDIIAKTNLNDRLRNLQINGPGPAMGHHSYGDNKDIRNSYNHHHQQPQFPNQHYPQQQRMAPHQQQQQQPQIPGLHHQGGFPGGFPVTGMGYSSTALNNHLHHPILGGMASAMDNRGGGGGGGGGGGGKNNSAVRNRLQNAQQNAQQMHHHQQHQQQHHQQNHYQNQNHHGGNRHNNHNNHHGGGGGGGHGHGMGNDYGGGPDGDAEQITESETMALDYLTEVIAELYDNPGMFENIQRKLKATFVEFRGNNFVLSNAVEMIFEQSIKEQNFRYMGARLCQLLDSLDDSPSSVLRQLLSMKMEHQQSELLIYLQQEQIKVRGTTLFLAELYMQLRKPHDKRNGEIAMRITSAAKILLSKEGPENIKCVCQCLKLCGFELERDRREDLTSILAQLGRLEGSIDNSTGRFVRSVLELQQKSWGRSEEVVPQANQSLSDSACDEFNDSPVFYGPDGSIMTEEENEFLDMAAPVTFEEFDDDEDPDELVDDENMDMEIKMAFKDFVAHTKNRQQPPY
- the LOC6046757 gene encoding uncharacterized protein LOC6046757 isoform X2, which encodes MDQQSGSGQWQRRPEASFAPLRSPRGNNLSADAPVFVPKKPSPPQQQQPQYGGGHHSRFRGDNGGGGSGGGGGPYGGGSMPHFGHEGASNGGPAMVNGGGTDIIAKTNLNDRLRNLQINGPGPAMGHHSYGDNKDIRNSYNHHHQQPQFPNQHYPQQQRMAPHQQQQQQPQIPGLHHQGGFPGGFPVTGMGYSSTALNNHLHHPILGGMASAMDNRGGGGGGGGGGGGKNNSAVRNRLQNAQQNAQQMHHHQQHQQQHHQQNHYQNQNHHGGNRHNNHNNHHGGGGGGGHGHGMGNDYGGGPDGDAEQITESETMALDYLTEVIAELYDNPGMFENIQRKLKATFVEFRGNNFVLSNAVEMIFEQSIKEQNFRYMGARLCQLLDSLDDSPSSVLRQLLSMKMEHQQSELLIYLQQEQIKVRGTTLFLAELYMQLRKPHDKRNGEIAMRITSAAKILLSKEGPENIKCVCQCLKLCGFELERDRREDLTSILAQLGRLEGSIDNSTGRFVRSVLELQQKSWGRSEEVVPQANQSLSDSACDEFNDSPVFYGPDGSIMTEEENEFLDMAAPVTFEEFDDDEDPDELVDDENMDMEIKMAFKDFVAHTKNRQQPPY